The genomic segment TTTCGTCAAACGGTCGACTTCTTGCTGGATGGCCGCCAATTCCGCCGACTGCTGGCCGCGATTCTTTTCCAACTGCCTTCGAGTTTCTTCCCATTGCTGGCGCGCCTCGGCCAGCGACACGGTCTCTTCTTCGATCTGTTCTCGTTCGCGGCGCAACTGTTGGCGACTGCGGTTAAATTCCCGCTCCGCCGCCTCGCGTTCTTCCTGAAGTTGTGTCTTGGCCCGTTCCAATTCACGGTGGGCCGCGGCCTTTTGCCGTTCGGCTTCATCGCGCGTTGAATCGCGATCATGCAGCAGGCCGGCGCGTTCCGTTTTTAGTTGTTGCGCGATGCGCCGGCGTTGGGCGCGGGTTTCTTCGCGCTGGTGCTCCAAATCCTCGAACTCCTTATCGAGGCGTGCTTGTTGCTCATCGAGCCGCGATCGACGCAAGGAAAGTTGCTCGACGACCTGGCGGTGGTCATCTCGGCTGGTTTCCAAGGCGCGTTGTTCTTGCTTGAGGCTGGCCGAAAGCGCATCGATCTCGAGCCTGCGTTGTTCAAGCGATTCGCGATCTTTGTGAACGCTTTGGTTGAACTCGAGGTGTTGTCGTTCCAACTGCTCGCGAGCCAATTGCAGTTCGGCTTGGCGGGAAGCGATTTCGGCACGATCCGTCGCAAATTGCGCCTCTCGAATCGAGAGTGCTTCTTCGCGTTCGCGCAGTTCAACCCCGCGCTGTTGAAAGAGTTCGAGTTGTTCGGACAATTCGCGATGGGTGTCGCTATTTTCGCTCTGACCCTCGGCACTACGCGCTTCCAACTCGACAAGCCGTTGCTGGAATTTGGCTGCAAATTGCTCGGCTCGCTCGCGTTGGGCCGACAGAAGCTGCACCGCTTGACGACGGCGCGCCGCGAGCCGGCGGGCGAATTCGCCGCTTGGCGCCTCTTCGTGGGCCGTGTCGGGGTGCCGCTCGTCCATGGCTGGAAGTGCAAAATCAAAGGTGCGCCTCGTGCGCGCACGGGCCACGCTGGCCGCGATGCCACGCCGGCAGAAACTCACCAAGCATATCGCTTGGTAAACCATCCGCCCAAATTTTTCCTATAGTCGTATACGCCACAGGTTTAGCACGGTCAAAGCAAGCCACCTAGATGGAGCGGGTTGTGCCGGTTTTACCGCTTGCAATTGATGAGTCAACTCAAATCGAGAGCATCGACACCGTTCCGCCAGACTTTTGGCAATCTAGATCGGAAAATGGGATTTGATTCGGGCTTTAAAGCAAATTCACTCGTCGATGGGCGTGGCTCCGAGGGGCGGTGTGCCGCCGCCTGATTTTACGTATTGCGTGCGGCCGGCCGCGTATTGGGACTTATTGGGCAAATCGGGCTGGGTCGTTTTATCGCGCTGAGAAGCCTCAAAGAGCTTGGCAAGATAAGGCCGGCACCAGCCACAGCCGGTTCCTGCGCCGAAGCACTCACTCATCTGGCTAGCGCGAGACGGTCGTTCGACGCGCAAAAAGTTCAGCACCTTTCGTTTGGTAACGTGAAAGCAGAGGCAGAGTTCGTCGTCGAGGTCCATCGGTCCATCAACAGTTATGGAGCATGAGTATCGAACAAGGAGAGAAAGCAGAAATTAGGATGGATCATCGTTCCATATTCACTGCGAAAAGCTATCCTCCAGTGGCCAACCGCAATGCAATTCTACAGGCGTATTTGAATGCAGCAATGTCGAGCCGTTCCGAGGTCGTATGGACGTTCACTTGACCGCAGCCCAAGGTGACGGTGGGGATGCCATGAACGTA from the Pirellulales bacterium genome contains:
- a CDS encoding (2Fe-2S)-binding protein, giving the protein MDLDDELCLCFHVTKRKVLNFLRVERPSRASQMSECFGAGTGCGWCRPYLAKLFEASQRDKTTQPDLPNKSQYAAGRTQYVKSGGGTPPLGATPIDE